The following proteins are co-located in the Pseudarthrobacter siccitolerans genome:
- a CDS encoding GlcG/HbpS family heme-binding protein, translating into MQDYVESFAVSYPAAARAVSLALEEGQRHGVLVAVTVVDPTMGLVAFGRADGSMPHSVETSRRKANTAASSRRPSGWMQGDFALTLPMGTDNLLTNIRGGFPITFDGRHLGGLGVAGGTPDQDAEIGLAVLKALRSEVPAV; encoded by the coding sequence ATGCAAGACTACGTTGAATCATTCGCAGTGAGCTATCCAGCAGCCGCCCGCGCTGTTTCCCTCGCCTTGGAAGAAGGGCAACGTCACGGCGTCCTGGTCGCAGTGACCGTCGTTGATCCCACGATGGGCCTTGTCGCCTTCGGTCGAGCAGACGGTTCCATGCCCCACAGTGTCGAAACTTCCCGGCGCAAGGCGAACACCGCGGCATCCTCCAGGAGGCCCAGCGGGTGGATGCAAGGAGACTTTGCACTCACCCTTCCCATGGGCACGGACAACCTGCTCACAAATATCCGCGGTGGCTTTCCCATAACATTCGACGGGCGTCATCTGGGAGGTCTGGGCGTCGCCGGAGGAACCCCAGACCAGGACGCCGAGATCGGCCTCGCAGTCTTGAAAGCACTTCGCAGTGAGGTGCCAGCGGTCTAG
- a CDS encoding malate synthase G — translation MMERKERVQAGGLFVDAELHRFVEEEVLPDSGIEAEQFWTGFSQIVSDLTPKNRELLARRDELQAQIDQWHVRNPAPFDTNAYTAFLETIGYILPEPEDVHVVTAGVEPEVAIVAGPQLVVPVSNARYALNAANARWGSLYDALYGTDALAPVTESKGFDPARGQTVVSHVRRLLDEFFPLTTGSHTHSAGYSVQDGALTVELPDGAFSGLVRPELFVGYRGEASSPSAILLRHHGLHLEIVIDPSTEVGRADAAGISDVLLESALTTIIDFEDSVSAVDAEDKVLCYRNWLGLNRGDLTDTFEKRGNVVVRRLEADRVYTAANGAGEITVPGRALLFVRNVGHLMSTDAVLDARGDEIGEGIMDAVLTTLTALPGRDSSNPLRNGSEGSIYVVKPKMHGPEEVAFTVELFRRVEELFGLPANTLKLGLMDEERRTSINLKACIAEARERLVFINTGFLDRSGDEIHTSMHAGPIVRKAELRNQAWIEAYEDQNVDIGVEAGMPGRGQIGKGMWAMPDLMAAMLEQKVAHPLAGATTAWVPSPTAATLHAIHYHRVDVAARQREVTAGGRRSAVPILLTLPIVVNPAWSQAERQEELDNNMQSLLGYVVRWIDQGVGCSKVPDIHDVALMEDRATLRISSQHIANWLRHGVISEEDVNGSLQRMAAVVDAQNAADPLYRPMLPNTDDSIAFRCAADLVFEGSQQPNGYTEPLLHERRREAKAKLNRARLPLPRNY, via the coding sequence ATGATGGAACGGAAAGAACGCGTTCAAGCAGGAGGGCTTTTCGTAGATGCGGAACTGCATCGTTTCGTTGAAGAGGAAGTCCTTCCCGACTCGGGTATTGAAGCAGAGCAGTTCTGGACAGGTTTTTCTCAGATCGTCAGTGATCTGACACCGAAAAACCGCGAACTACTTGCCCGGCGTGACGAGCTGCAGGCGCAGATAGACCAATGGCATGTGAGAAACCCCGCCCCGTTCGATACGAACGCATACACGGCCTTCCTTGAAACCATCGGCTACATCCTGCCGGAGCCAGAGGACGTGCATGTGGTAACTGCGGGAGTAGAGCCGGAAGTAGCCATCGTTGCAGGCCCTCAGCTGGTTGTCCCCGTCTCCAACGCCCGCTACGCCCTCAATGCCGCAAACGCCCGCTGGGGCTCTCTTTACGATGCCCTGTACGGCACCGACGCATTAGCTCCCGTCACAGAATCCAAGGGATTCGACCCAGCGCGCGGCCAGACGGTGGTATCCCACGTCCGTCGTCTGCTGGACGAATTTTTCCCCTTGACCACGGGTAGTCACACCCATTCGGCGGGATACAGTGTGCAGGACGGGGCATTGACGGTAGAGCTGCCAGATGGGGCATTCAGCGGTCTAGTCCGGCCTGAACTTTTCGTAGGTTACCGGGGCGAGGCCAGCTCCCCCTCGGCAATCCTTCTACGCCATCATGGGCTTCACCTTGAGATTGTCATCGACCCCTCCACAGAAGTGGGACGGGCGGATGCGGCAGGCATCTCCGACGTCCTTCTGGAATCGGCCCTCACGACGATCATCGACTTCGAGGATTCAGTATCCGCTGTGGACGCTGAGGATAAGGTCCTGTGTTACCGGAATTGGCTGGGGCTAAATCGCGGTGACTTGACAGATACTTTCGAAAAACGCGGCAACGTTGTTGTACGCCGCCTTGAAGCGGACCGGGTGTATACGGCAGCAAACGGTGCCGGAGAGATTACTGTTCCGGGACGCGCGCTTCTTTTCGTCCGTAATGTCGGACACCTCATGAGTACGGACGCTGTGCTCGATGCCAGGGGCGACGAGATTGGCGAAGGCATCATGGACGCGGTACTCACTACGCTGACCGCACTGCCCGGGCGGGATTCCTCCAATCCCCTGCGGAACGGGTCCGAGGGATCCATCTACGTCGTCAAACCGAAAATGCACGGCCCCGAAGAGGTGGCGTTCACGGTCGAACTCTTCAGGCGGGTCGAGGAGCTCTTTGGACTGCCCGCAAACACCCTTAAGCTCGGCCTCATGGATGAGGAACGGCGAACCAGCATTAACTTGAAGGCTTGCATAGCCGAGGCCAGGGAACGCCTGGTCTTTATCAACACCGGTTTCCTTGACCGATCCGGCGATGAAATACACACATCAATGCACGCCGGGCCAATCGTCCGCAAAGCGGAGTTGCGGAATCAGGCCTGGATTGAGGCCTATGAGGACCAAAACGTCGACATCGGGGTAGAGGCCGGCATGCCCGGACGCGGCCAAATCGGCAAGGGCATGTGGGCGATGCCCGACCTCATGGCGGCGATGCTGGAACAGAAAGTCGCCCACCCCCTTGCGGGCGCCACCACGGCGTGGGTACCTTCCCCCACTGCAGCGACACTTCATGCCATCCACTACCACCGTGTGGATGTTGCTGCGCGGCAACGCGAAGTTACCGCAGGCGGTCGGCGGAGCGCCGTGCCGATTCTTCTGACACTCCCGATCGTGGTCAACCCAGCGTGGTCGCAGGCCGAACGCCAGGAGGAACTGGATAACAACATGCAATCGTTGCTGGGGTACGTTGTGCGCTGGATCGACCAAGGAGTGGGATGTTCCAAGGTGCCGGACATCCATGACGTGGCGCTCATGGAGGACCGGGCGACCCTGCGCATATCGAGCCAGCACATCGCTAACTGGCTCCGCCATGGAGTCATTAGCGAAGAGGACGTAAACGGAAGCCTTCAGCGGATGGCTGCCGTCGTGGACGCCCAAAACGCCGCGGACCCGCTGTACCGCCCCATGCTCCCCAACACCGACGACAGCATCGCTTTCCGATGCGCTGCCGACCTCGTGTTTGAAGGGAGCCAGCAACCCAACGGCTATACGGAACCTCTCCTGCATGAGCGGCGAAGGGAAGCCAAAGCGAAGCTCAACAGGGCAAGACTACCCCTGCCGCGAAACTACTAA
- a CDS encoding FAD-binding oxidoreductase: MSHATDLHDADLPGLASIAAQQLDARGRRIIDELASMLPAEAIITDPGAMGAYQQDRAVDPNAGMPVAVVLPLTTEHVQVAVQWAAERKVPVVPRGAGTGLSGGATAITGGIVLSTERMRSITVDPVTRTAVVQPGLLNVEVKAAAAAEGLWYPPDPASYEICTIGGNAATNAGGLCCVKYGVTSDYILGMEVVMADGRVVRIGGPRLKDVAGLSMLKLFVGSEGTLGIITELTLRLLPPAPPERTVVGWFSSSREAAAAILDIASSIRPSMLEYMDATSINAVEDVLEMGLHRHASALVVARSDDQSPSGAEIATMLNAFHRHGAFDAFEVADRQEGERFANARRIAIPAVERMGTLLLEDVGVSIPRLAELTLGVEKIAKSRDVVIAFIAHAGDGNTHPLIVFNPDDDDMKERAYLAYGEVMDLAIQLGGTITGEHGVGRLKQPWLVDQIGEDLLEISHNVKKALDPAGILNPGTIFAASGDATNAGKGRP; this comes from the coding sequence GTGTCACACGCTACCGATCTACACGATGCTGACCTGCCGGGTCTCGCATCCATAGCAGCCCAACAACTTGATGCCCGTGGCCGACGGATCATCGACGAACTCGCCTCGATGCTGCCGGCCGAAGCTATCATTACTGATCCAGGGGCCATGGGGGCCTATCAGCAGGACCGAGCTGTCGACCCCAACGCGGGCATGCCAGTGGCCGTTGTGCTCCCACTCACCACTGAGCACGTCCAAGTAGCCGTTCAGTGGGCGGCCGAGCGCAAAGTTCCCGTGGTGCCAAGAGGCGCAGGCACCGGGCTTTCAGGAGGCGCCACCGCTATCACTGGCGGGATAGTTCTCAGTACCGAACGGATGCGGAGCATCACTGTCGATCCGGTTACCCGCACCGCAGTAGTGCAGCCAGGCCTTCTCAACGTTGAAGTGAAGGCCGCTGCCGCCGCTGAGGGCCTGTGGTACCCGCCGGACCCTGCTTCGTACGAGATCTGCACCATCGGAGGAAACGCAGCCACCAATGCCGGTGGCCTCTGCTGCGTCAAGTACGGCGTTACGTCTGACTACATCCTGGGCATGGAAGTCGTCATGGCTGATGGCCGTGTCGTGCGCATTGGTGGTCCTCGCCTGAAAGACGTGGCAGGGCTGTCCATGCTCAAACTTTTTGTCGGCAGCGAGGGAACCCTCGGCATCATCACCGAGCTCACCTTGCGGCTCCTGCCCCCAGCACCGCCTGAACGGACAGTAGTCGGCTGGTTTTCCAGCAGCCGGGAAGCTGCAGCCGCGATCCTGGACATCGCCTCAAGCATCCGTCCCTCAATGCTCGAGTACATGGACGCCACATCCATCAACGCAGTCGAAGACGTCCTTGAAATGGGATTGCATCGGCATGCGTCTGCGCTTGTCGTGGCACGCTCAGACGACCAAAGTCCAAGCGGCGCCGAAATAGCCACCATGCTCAATGCGTTCCATCGTCACGGCGCGTTCGATGCCTTCGAAGTGGCCGACCGGCAGGAAGGTGAACGCTTCGCCAACGCCCGCCGAATCGCCATCCCCGCAGTTGAACGAATGGGGACTCTGCTGCTTGAAGACGTGGGAGTCTCCATCCCCCGGCTTGCAGAACTCACTCTTGGGGTGGAGAAAATCGCGAAGTCCCGTGATGTAGTCATTGCATTCATTGCCCATGCCGGAGACGGCAACACCCATCCACTGATTGTCTTCAACCCGGACGACGATGACATGAAGGAGCGCGCCTACCTCGCGTACGGCGAAGTCATGGACCTGGCCATTCAACTCGGCGGGACGATTACGGGCGAACACGGCGTCGGAAGGCTCAAGCAGCCTTGGCTTGTCGACCAGATCGGAGAGGACCTGCTCGAGATCTCCCATAACGTAAAAAAAGCCCTCGACCCGGCAGGAATCCTGAACCCGGGTACCATATTCGCGGCCTCAGGCGATGCCACCAATGCAGGGAAAGGCCGGCCATGA
- a CDS encoding alpha-amylase family protein: protein MLEELNTYGRDLPTDSSWRKPFNALQTNLQEIDAAMDAAAAADAVVDYGADTWVVNAGGIMSFYPTNLPFQTRNPLLAQRPSGDLFGDAVKAGKARGLKVIARFDMSKVSPRLARENPEWLYRSAEGKPQIYNTLYSVCPSGDYYQSRTFDVLDEVLDRYDVDGVFFNWFNFNVRDYDEVVHGPCHCEACRKGFALYSGGGELPADAASETFGLWRRYTEQTLKQLTARIVDHLAARGQHTGVLLREGAPMVYLEGNSAFKSMPGKELWPHATAEAVSAHVTSRPNAAVMVNCVAFTDSSHRLGSEQPEHFAQYVIQTIARGGNPSVYYFGSPGRLPTQWTTSHAREIMRFRQQNSKVYEGLHPAAEIALVRPSYSSVTQGNYWELVEEFRGLYLSLLEANLPFDVLPVGDLANLAAREGLTRYSLLVVPDMGNLGSAATAIDEYVAGGGNLMSTGSAGIGRDGNLELASSLALQALTPALTGNELRSTYVTDKPQPRIADYHYNGPLLPLFGRYQRCIWKPGSVSSGFVLPQAPFGPPELAYGHQGSSDPAYVRGPHGKGEVLHVPWTIGRTYREFGKTDVRDHFITLVKTLVKPELTAELHDSIEMITGANDHGRVVHLINHSGIRRRVYGPHLPYSGGLLRLHGAAAAKPTVTALVAGTPLRNRVDGEDVLIELPTVELFEVLQFTKR from the coding sequence ATGCTAGAAGAATTGAACACCTATGGGCGTGACCTGCCCACGGACAGCAGCTGGCGTAAGCCCTTCAACGCTCTCCAAACCAATCTGCAGGAAATAGATGCAGCCATGGATGCTGCGGCAGCAGCAGATGCTGTTGTCGACTATGGAGCCGATACCTGGGTTGTAAATGCCGGTGGAATCATGTCCTTCTATCCGACGAACCTCCCGTTCCAAACCCGGAACCCATTGTTGGCGCAGCGCCCTTCAGGGGACCTCTTTGGCGACGCGGTCAAGGCCGGCAAGGCGCGGGGACTGAAAGTAATTGCCCGCTTCGATATGTCCAAGGTCTCTCCGCGACTGGCCCGTGAAAACCCCGAATGGCTTTACCGTTCCGCAGAAGGGAAACCTCAGATCTACAACACGCTGTACAGCGTGTGCCCCTCGGGGGACTACTATCAATCGCGTACTTTTGACGTTCTGGACGAAGTCCTCGACCGTTACGACGTTGACGGAGTATTTTTCAACTGGTTCAACTTCAATGTCCGTGACTATGACGAAGTAGTCCATGGTCCCTGCCATTGTGAAGCATGCCGTAAGGGTTTTGCCCTTTATAGCGGAGGGGGTGAACTGCCGGCCGATGCGGCCTCGGAAACCTTCGGTTTATGGCGGCGCTACACGGAACAGACACTCAAACAGTTGACGGCAAGGATTGTGGACCACCTCGCTGCACGCGGCCAGCACACTGGCGTTCTCCTACGCGAGGGAGCCCCCATGGTTTATCTGGAAGGTAACAGCGCCTTCAAGTCCATGCCCGGTAAGGAGCTTTGGCCGCACGCGACCGCCGAAGCTGTCAGCGCCCACGTCACCTCGCGGCCAAACGCCGCTGTCATGGTGAACTGCGTAGCGTTCACCGATTCCTCGCACCGACTCGGCTCCGAACAGCCTGAGCACTTCGCGCAGTATGTAATCCAGACGATAGCGCGTGGAGGAAACCCGTCGGTCTACTACTTTGGCTCCCCCGGGCGGCTGCCAACGCAATGGACTACCTCGCACGCCAGGGAGATCATGAGGTTCCGCCAGCAGAATTCAAAGGTGTACGAAGGACTTCACCCTGCTGCCGAAATCGCGCTGGTCCGGCCAAGCTATTCGTCCGTGACTCAGGGCAACTATTGGGAACTCGTGGAGGAATTCAGGGGCCTTTACCTCTCCCTGCTGGAAGCCAATCTCCCCTTCGATGTGCTGCCGGTCGGTGACTTGGCCAATCTGGCGGCCAGGGAAGGACTCACGAGGTACAGCCTCCTGGTCGTCCCGGACATGGGAAATCTGGGCTCAGCCGCAACTGCAATCGACGAATACGTCGCGGGCGGCGGCAACCTCATGTCCACCGGTTCGGCCGGAATCGGCCGCGACGGGAACCTCGAGCTGGCCAGCAGCCTGGCGCTCCAGGCGTTGACCCCCGCCCTCACGGGGAATGAGCTTCGCTCAACCTACGTGACCGATAAGCCACAACCCAGGATTGCGGACTACCACTACAACGGCCCTCTGCTGCCGCTCTTCGGCCGTTACCAACGATGCATTTGGAAGCCGGGAAGCGTGTCCTCAGGATTCGTCCTGCCGCAGGCACCCTTTGGTCCGCCCGAACTGGCGTATGGACACCAAGGCAGCAGTGACCCGGCCTACGTCAGAGGACCGCACGGCAAGGGTGAAGTTCTTCACGTACCCTGGACCATCGGACGCACTTACCGGGAATTCGGTAAAACGGATGTCAGGGATCACTTCATCACCTTGGTGAAGACGTTGGTCAAACCCGAATTGACGGCGGAGCTGCATGACAGCATCGAAATGATCACGGGGGCCAACGATCATGGCAGGGTCGTTCATCTGATCAACCACTCCGGCATCCGCAGACGCGTCTACGGCCCGCACCTCCCCTACAGCGGCGGACTCCTGCGACTGCACGGGGCCGCAGCAGCAAAGCCGACGGTTACGGCCCTCGTGGCCGGCACTCCTCTGAGAAACCGCGTCGACGGAGAAGATGTGCTGATCGAGCTGCCTACGGTCGAACTCTTTGAAGTTCTCCAATTCACCAAACGATGA
- a CDS encoding ATP-binding cassette domain-containing protein has translation MTADTLLEVNELRVAFPGHGLRRKLHEVLHGVSLSIAPGEVLGLVGESGSGKTTIGRAVLGLVKPSGGTITFQGEDITYASPSRRRALARDIQVVFQDPYSSLNPALTIGDILTEPLVVQGATRTEARSRVRGLLNQVELPADAAERLPREFSGGQRQRIAIARALAPEPKLIICDEPVSALDLSTQATVLRLLLEIQQQTGVACLFVSHDLAVVRYVSHRVSVIYKGDIVETGPAGQVTSSPAHPYTKSLLLAAPIADPVEQKRRRLERLRLAAEQSALKPVAGS, from the coding sequence ATGACCGCAGACACACTCCTTGAAGTGAACGAGCTTCGGGTTGCATTCCCAGGTCATGGCCTGCGCAGGAAGCTGCACGAAGTCCTTCACGGCGTCTCACTTTCCATCGCCCCGGGCGAAGTTCTGGGACTCGTCGGCGAATCAGGTTCAGGCAAGACCACTATCGGCCGCGCCGTACTTGGGCTCGTTAAGCCGTCCGGTGGGACCATCACCTTTCAGGGTGAGGACATCACATACGCCAGCCCCAGCCGCAGGCGTGCCCTCGCCCGGGACATTCAGGTGGTATTTCAGGATCCCTATTCCTCCCTGAATCCTGCACTGACCATCGGCGACATCCTCACGGAACCCTTGGTCGTTCAGGGGGCCACCCGCACTGAAGCCCGAAGTAGAGTGCGCGGGTTGCTGAACCAGGTTGAACTGCCAGCGGATGCGGCTGAGCGACTGCCCCGCGAATTCAGCGGTGGGCAGCGTCAACGCATTGCCATAGCCCGGGCCCTCGCACCGGAACCAAAGCTCATCATTTGCGATGAGCCGGTTTCGGCGTTGGATCTGTCGACCCAGGCAACGGTTCTTCGCCTGCTCCTCGAAATCCAGCAGCAGACAGGTGTTGCCTGCCTGTTCGTTTCACACGACCTGGCGGTGGTTCGGTACGTAAGCCATCGAGTTTCCGTGATCTACAAGGGTGACATCGTGGAAACTGGCCCTGCAGGGCAGGTCACATCGTCTCCGGCGCACCCGTACACAAAGAGTCTGTTGCTCGCGGCCCCCATCGCCGATCCCGTGGAACAGAAACGACGCCGGCTTGAAAGACTGCGGCTGGCAGCAGAGCAAAGTGCCCTCAAGCCAGTAGCAGGGTCTTGA
- a CDS encoding dipeptide/oligopeptide/nickel ABC transporter permease/ATP-binding protein yields the protein MSTEVALLETDVTEAASHRSPFRRLVRDPQAIITAAFLFIVLTLGLLAPFITQHGPNDSSLNAVNADIGTPGYLLGGDQSGRDIFSRLVHSINTGTISALIGTSMACLVGLTFGLVGGYFGGRIRTAIEWVFNLIMTFPGLLLLIVLMPLTKGDFRATMLIFGALLAPSIYRIVRNVTAGVKNELYVDAARVAGLSTLRILGRHVMPVVRGPVIISAAFLMGSSINLQSGLAFLGVGSTEVPSFGSMISAGFLNFYVHPTQFLWPALLLGAITASLVLLGNSLRDALEGARPKAAKLDSARVRSRGVDLSEGNSDESNLLHIKDLQMEYPTPNGKPKQVLKGVSLKLKAGETLGLVGESGSGKTQTAFSALGVLPPEGVITAGSVLLDGRELLGLRERELREIRGKDIAYIPQEPMSNLDPSFTVGAQLVEGIRVASGMTRAEAKKRALELMERVGIPNSQRTFGLYPHQISGGMAQRVLIAGAVACKPRLLIADEPTTALDVTIQAEILDLLRDLQQEMGMAILLVTHNFGVVADICDRIAVMREGLIVEEGDVMQVFHHPNHPYTQKLLNSILDESHLREDLTSLVTTSKEQK from the coding sequence TTGAGCACCGAAGTAGCCCTCCTCGAGACGGACGTGACAGAGGCCGCCTCACACCGTTCCCCTTTTCGAAGGCTGGTGAGGGACCCGCAGGCGATTATTACAGCTGCTTTCCTGTTCATCGTTCTTACATTGGGGTTGCTCGCGCCGTTTATCACCCAGCACGGTCCCAACGATTCATCCCTCAACGCTGTCAACGCCGATATCGGAACGCCGGGATATCTTTTGGGAGGTGACCAGAGTGGACGAGACATCTTTTCCCGCCTGGTCCATTCCATCAACACCGGCACCATCTCAGCACTCATCGGCACGAGCATGGCATGCCTTGTTGGCCTGACATTCGGGCTGGTCGGCGGGTACTTCGGCGGACGGATTCGGACCGCGATCGAGTGGGTCTTCAACCTGATCATGACCTTCCCCGGCCTGCTGCTTCTCATCGTGCTAATGCCACTGACCAAGGGTGACTTCCGCGCGACAATGTTGATCTTCGGTGCCCTTCTTGCGCCCTCGATCTACCGCATAGTCCGGAACGTCACCGCTGGCGTCAAGAATGAGCTCTATGTAGACGCCGCACGTGTTGCCGGCCTGTCGACCCTTAGGATTCTCGGCCGGCATGTAATGCCGGTCGTACGTGGGCCGGTCATCATTTCGGCCGCATTCCTCATGGGCTCTTCCATCAATCTTCAGTCCGGGTTGGCTTTTCTCGGTGTGGGTTCCACAGAGGTTCCCAGCTTTGGGTCCATGATCTCGGCCGGCTTTCTGAACTTCTATGTCCACCCCACACAGTTCCTTTGGCCAGCCCTGCTGCTTGGAGCGATAACTGCGTCCCTGGTCCTCCTCGGAAATTCCCTGCGAGATGCACTTGAAGGTGCAAGACCAAAAGCTGCAAAGCTGGACAGTGCAAGAGTTCGTTCCCGTGGCGTCGACCTCAGCGAGGGGAACAGCGACGAGTCCAACCTGCTCCACATAAAAGACCTCCAGATGGAGTACCCAACCCCGAACGGGAAGCCGAAGCAGGTGCTGAAGGGGGTATCGCTGAAACTGAAGGCCGGAGAGACTTTGGGTCTGGTCGGCGAGTCAGGTTCAGGCAAGACCCAGACCGCCTTTTCTGCCCTCGGCGTCCTCCCTCCCGAGGGGGTCATAACCGCAGGGTCAGTGCTGCTGGATGGACGAGAACTGTTAGGCCTTCGTGAACGGGAGCTCCGGGAGATCCGAGGCAAAGATATCGCCTACATCCCGCAGGAGCCCATGTCCAACCTCGATCCTTCATTCACTGTCGGCGCCCAACTAGTTGAGGGCATTCGGGTTGCCTCCGGCATGACCAGAGCGGAAGCGAAGAAGCGAGCCCTTGAACTCATGGAGCGAGTAGGTATTCCTAATAGTCAGCGGACGTTTGGCCTCTACCCACACCAGATTTCGGGCGGGATGGCCCAACGTGTACTTATCGCTGGAGCCGTGGCCTGCAAGCCCAGGCTGCTGATTGCCGATGAACCTACAACGGCCCTGGACGTAACCATCCAGGCTGAGATCCTGGACCTTCTCCGTGACCTGCAGCAGGAGATGGGAATGGCAATCCTCCTCGTGACCCACAACTTCGGCGTCGTTGCAGATATTTGTGACCGCATCGCCGTAATGCGCGAGGGCCTCATCGTAGAGGAAGGCGACGTCATGCAGGTCTTCCACCACCCCAACCACCCGTACACACAGAAGCTTCTCAACTCGATTCTCGATGAAAGCCATCTGCGTGAAGACCTTACGTCTTTGGTGACTACCAGTAAGGAGCAGAAATGA
- a CDS encoding ABC transporter permease, which produces MTSYILRRLATGIILAVLVTLITFWLLSFSFDGVVANILGPASSVDAVHALKSELGLDRPLLIQYFEWLWGVLRGDFGVSYFTSESVQKAVSVRLGVTLSIVLVALALTVVVSVFLGVLAASRAGAVDRLAQGTSLLGNLLPTLLIAIGLVVVFALNLRWLPATGFTAFSEDPRRWAASITIPVIVLVINGVANMSAQIRGTMIGELQKDYVRTLRTRGIPAWSIVYRHALRNAAAPALVVLSLEFISMFGGALIIENVFALPGFGSFAFNSSLQGDIPVIMGVTVFSVMLVVSVNLLTDIANGWLNPKARLF; this is translated from the coding sequence ATGACTTCCTATATTCTTCGCAGGTTGGCAACCGGCATAATTCTCGCGGTCCTCGTGACTTTGATTACGTTCTGGTTGCTGAGCTTTTCATTTGATGGCGTCGTGGCCAATATTCTTGGACCCGCGTCGTCTGTCGACGCAGTTCACGCACTTAAGAGTGAACTCGGGTTGGACCGCCCACTGCTGATTCAGTACTTTGAATGGCTTTGGGGCGTGCTACGGGGTGATTTTGGCGTCTCGTACTTCACCAGTGAGTCGGTACAGAAGGCTGTTTCGGTCCGGCTGGGCGTGACACTTTCCATCGTGCTGGTGGCTCTTGCCCTAACAGTCGTCGTCAGCGTTTTTCTTGGCGTCCTGGCTGCTTCTCGGGCTGGCGCTGTCGACCGACTCGCCCAGGGTACGTCGCTCCTGGGAAACCTGTTGCCAACCCTCCTGATCGCGATCGGGCTGGTCGTGGTGTTTGCGCTCAACTTGCGCTGGCTTCCCGCCACTGGGTTCACTGCCTTTTCTGAGGATCCCAGACGCTGGGCTGCATCCATCACCATTCCGGTCATAGTGCTGGTCATCAACGGGGTGGCAAACATGTCGGCGCAAATTCGCGGAACCATGATCGGTGAACTTCAAAAGGATTACGTCCGAACGCTCCGCACCAGGGGAATTCCGGCATGGTCAATCGTTTATCGCCACGCCTTGCGCAACGCTGCTGCGCCCGCTCTTGTTGTCCTCTCCCTGGAGTTCATCTCGATGTTTGGCGGCGCTTTGATCATTGAGAATGTCTTCGCTCTGCCCGGTTTCGGCTCATTCGCCTTCAATTCCTCGCTCCAAGGGGACATCCCAGTGATCATGGGAGTCACTGTCTTCAGCGTCATGCTCGTCGTATCCGTCAATCTGCTGACCGACATCGCTAACGGTTGGCTCAACCCGAAAGCGAGGCTCTTTTGA